Genomic segment of Candidatus Omnitrophota bacterium:
CAGCTTCTTGAAGCTGTCTATTATAATAGAGCTGGTACCGTCCTGGCCAAAGCAGAAATCGACATCACAGACCGCGACGTCTCCCGCCCTCAAGTCCTTACCTGAATGATTTGATAATATCTTCTCCGAGATCGTCTTACCCATGTTTGGCAAAATACTCCTCCATCCTGTCCATACCCTTCTTTATAGTTTCCATCTTGGTGGCAAAACTCAAACGAATAAAATTCCTGGCGCCGAAAGGCTCGCCGGGTATAACCGCTACATTCACAGCTTCAAGGAGCGCGTTGGCTATAGCCACGGAATCTTTTTTCATCTTAGATATATCGCAGAATAAATAGAAAGCGCCTTCTGGCCTTATGCATGATATATTTTTCATCGAGCTCACCCTCGATATCATGTAGTCGCGCCTCTTTTCGTACTCCGCTTTCATATCATCGATAAAAGCCTGATCCTGGGTAATAGCTTCAAGCGCCGCCTTTTGGCTTATGGACGATGGATTTGATGTGGCGTGACTCTGCAGATTTCCTATCGCCTTCATGATATCCTGCGGTCCCGCGGCGTAGCCTATGCGCCATCCGGTCATCGAATAGCTTTTCGACACGCCGTTTACAGTGATCGTCCAGTCATATATATCTTTTCCGAGCGACGCTATCGAGACATGCTTCTTGCCGTCATATATCAGCTTCTCATATATTTCATCGCTCACAACGAAGAACTTATGCTTAATCGCGAGCCTGGCTATCGTCTCAAGTTCATGCCGATCGTAAACACACCCCGTAGGGTTTGAAGGAC
This window contains:
- a CDS encoding pyridoxal phosphate-dependent aminotransferase translates to MRLTKRVSEISESVTLGITSKARKMAREGIDVVSFAAGEPDFDTPAHIKAAAIKAINDGFTKYTPSSGMPELRDAISRKFKKDNNIDYSPGQIVVSNGAKHSLYNIFQSICGPGDEALIPAPYWLSYPAMILMAEAKPVFIETSPANNFKATEKDIISKITSRTKCLVLNSPSNPTGCVYDRHELETIARLAIKHKFFVVSDEIYEKLIYDGKKHVSIASLGKDIYDWTITVNGVSKSYSMTGWRIGYAAGPQDIMKAIGNLQSHATSNPSSISQKAALEAITQDQAFIDDMKAEYEKRRDYMISRVSSMKNISCIRPEGAFYLFCDISKMKKDSVAIANALLEAVNVAVIPGEPFGARNFIRLSFATKMETIKKGMDRMEEYFAKHG